The following coding sequences lie in one Psychrobacter arenosus genomic window:
- a CDS encoding DNA-3-methyladenine glycosylase translates to MSTVLPIAWFQRPTCVVAADLIGKVLCRRLTDSDGRIKTLRMRIAETEAYIGEQDPACHTHAGTRTQRTEVMYQEGGVFYVYLTYGIHHMLNLVTAAAESAEAVLIRAGYLLEDSETLAEDNELPKNKQLSHIKALAGPGKLTNRLAITRDFYGQAITPDCGLWLEEDGCIAPIALRPRIGIDYAGEAKDWLLRYVWSEHPSLSKP, encoded by the coding sequence ATGAGCACCGTACTTCCTATAGCTTGGTTTCAACGTCCTACCTGTGTCGTCGCAGCCGATTTGATTGGCAAAGTCCTCTGTCGCCGTTTGACCGACAGTGATGGCCGTATAAAGACGCTGCGGATGCGTATTGCCGAAACGGAAGCTTATATTGGTGAGCAAGATCCAGCCTGTCATACCCATGCCGGTACGCGGACGCAACGCACAGAGGTCATGTATCAAGAGGGTGGCGTATTTTACGTCTATCTAACTTATGGCATCCACCATATGCTAAATTTAGTGACGGCAGCAGCAGAGTCCGCAGAAGCAGTCTTAATAAGAGCAGGGTACTTGCTTGAGGACAGTGAAACCTTAGCAGAAGACAACGAGTTACCGAAAAACAAACAGCTTAGCCACATAAAGGCGCTCGCAGGCCCCGGTAAATTAACTAATCGCTTAGCCATTACTCGTGATTTCTATGGTCAAGCTATCACCCCAGATTGTGGGCTGTGGTTAGAAGAAGATGGTTGTATCGCGCCTATTGCGCTGCGTCCCCGTATTGGTATTGATTATGCAGGTGAGGCGAAAGACTGGCTATTGCGCTATGTTTGGAGCGAGCATCCTAGTTTGTCTAAACCTTAG
- the purC gene encoding phosphoribosylaminoimidazolesuccinocarboxamide synthase, translated as MQKQKLLYKGKAKSVFETEDSDFLVLEFRDDTSAFNGERVEQLARKGQVNNRFNAFIMQKLAEAGVETHFEKQLSDNEVLVKRLDMIPVECVVRNFAAGSLVRRLGLEEGQELSPPTYELFFKDDALGDPMVNESLSITLGWATQEQLAEMQRLTYVVNDVLAKLFDAGDLMLIDFKLEFGVYHGRIVLGDEFSPDGCRIWDKATKKKLDKDRFRQSLGDVIEAYEEVAQRIGVPLD; from the coding sequence ATGCAAAAGCAAAAACTGCTGTATAAAGGTAAGGCAAAGTCTGTCTTTGAAACCGAAGATAGTGATTTTTTAGTGCTTGAATTTCGCGATGATACCTCAGCTTTCAATGGTGAGCGAGTAGAGCAATTGGCGCGTAAGGGTCAAGTGAATAATCGCTTTAATGCCTTTATCATGCAAAAGTTAGCAGAAGCAGGCGTTGAGACGCATTTTGAAAAGCAATTGTCAGACAACGAAGTGTTGGTCAAGCGCTTGGATATGATTCCGGTTGAATGTGTGGTGCGTAACTTTGCAGCGGGCAGCCTAGTGCGCCGTTTGGGTTTAGAAGAAGGCCAAGAGCTATCGCCACCGACCTATGAGTTGTTCTTTAAAGACGATGCTTTAGGCGATCCGATGGTCAACGAATCTTTAAGCATTACTTTAGGTTGGGCGACCCAAGAGCAGTTGGCTGAAATGCAGCGTTTAACCTATGTGGTTAACGATGTCTTGGCTAAATTGTTTGATGCTGGCGACTTAATGCTAATCGATTTCAAATTAGAGTTTGGCGTCTATCACGGCCGTATCGTCTTAGGCGATGAGTTCTCACCAGATGGCTGCCGTATTTGGGACAAAGCGACTAAGAAGAAGTTGGATAAAGACCGCTTCCGTCAATCTTTAGGCGACGTTATCGAAGCCTATGAAGAAGTTGCTCAGCGTATTGGCGTGCCTTTAGACTAG
- the dapA gene encoding 4-hydroxy-tetrahydrodipicolinate synthase, with product MSTAFNDIKSQLQGSMVAIVTPMHPNGDVDYKRLSDLIDWHIEQGTHCLVAAGTTGESATLSMQEHSDLIRYFVDYVGGRVPVIAGTGANNTAEAIKLTQDAKDAGADCALLVAPYYNKPPQEGLFQHYRAIAAAVDMPQMLYNVPGRTVVDIAQETVERLADIDNIVAIKDATGSLERGKQLIAALGDRMVVLSGDDLTSLELINYGSKGNISVTANIAPKAMSETFTAALKGDMAAAKLAHDPIAHLHSDLFVQSSPIPVKYALHKMGKIDKGIRLPLVWLEEQYHAQIDDAILRAGLL from the coding sequence ATGAGCACAGCATTCAACGACATCAAATCCCAACTTCAAGGCTCAATGGTGGCGATCGTCACACCAATGCACCCCAACGGAGATGTCGATTATAAACGCTTGTCTGACCTCATTGACTGGCATATCGAACAAGGCACGCATTGCCTAGTTGCGGCTGGTACTACAGGTGAGTCAGCGACCCTATCTATGCAAGAGCACAGCGATTTGATTCGCTATTTTGTCGATTATGTCGGCGGTCGTGTGCCTGTGATTGCGGGCACTGGCGCGAACAATACCGCCGAAGCTATCAAGCTGACGCAAGATGCGAAAGATGCGGGTGCCGACTGTGCTTTATTGGTAGCCCCTTACTACAATAAGCCGCCACAAGAAGGGCTGTTTCAGCATTATCGCGCTATCGCTGCAGCCGTCGATATGCCGCAGATGTTGTATAACGTACCAGGCCGTACTGTTGTAGATATCGCTCAAGAAACCGTCGAGCGTCTTGCTGATATCGATAATATTGTGGCGATTAAAGATGCTACGGGTTCGCTTGAGCGCGGTAAGCAATTGATTGCTGCTTTAGGCGACCGTATGGTGGTGTTGTCAGGTGATGATTTAACCTCATTAGAGCTGATCAACTATGGCTCTAAAGGCAATATTTCGGTCACGGCAAATATCGCGCCAAAGGCTATGAGCGAGACTTTCACAGCAGCGTTAAAAGGGGATATGGCAGCCGCTAAATTGGCCCACGACCCTATTGCGCACCTGCATTCTGATTTATTTGTACAATCTAGCCCTATTCCTGTCAAATATGCCTTACATAAAATGGGTAAAATAGATAAGGGCATCCGTCTACCTTTGGTATGGTTAGAAGAGCAGTATCATGCTCAGATTGATGACGCCATACTGCGTGCCGGCTTATTATAA
- a CDS encoding metallophosphoesterase family protein produces MANHVMNHASLIISSLMVGYVVLWSLLQTFNANPLHRFARVWAQLILYYAAFTMPWWALLALYAAITGLLPSLAAALLIAIAGAYFYTTVVLPSQLRTAEQPIDLGLEAPWRVAVLANLKVGIYGGKARHLRKWAKTLNDLDVDAIMITGDWLYHPGADLVGQLMLFKSLNKPVYTVMSRSDLAYQSMSLTKQGQPLLEDTLSSTFRVLDIVDISQACVDIPAVSLCGWQEEEAIELTAQRHKNPPRLPQITPSQPEGAPLKKGADPIAIESAEVSLKQRMTRAAKPVVILAAHYDLLQSLPKAQPRPLVIAGDGPSVLSARVTADKSTQPLASRHPLLPRHQGLHQHERAQIFVAHGVGMSRWPFRVSKPTIDILHIR; encoded by the coding sequence ATGGCCAACCACGTTATGAATCACGCCAGTCTTATCATCAGTAGTTTGATGGTGGGCTATGTGGTGCTGTGGTCATTATTGCAGACTTTTAATGCCAACCCTTTGCATCGTTTTGCTAGAGTTTGGGCGCAGCTGATTTTATATTATGCGGCCTTTACCATGCCTTGGTGGGCTTTGTTAGCGCTTTATGCAGCGATAACAGGCTTATTGCCTAGCTTAGCGGCAGCCTTGTTGATAGCGATTGCCGGTGCCTATTTTTACACTACAGTGGTTTTGCCCAGTCAATTGCGTACAGCCGAGCAGCCCATAGATTTAGGACTGGAGGCACCTTGGCGAGTGGCAGTATTAGCCAATTTGAAAGTCGGTATATATGGCGGTAAAGCGCGCCACTTGCGCAAATGGGCAAAAACGCTCAATGACTTAGACGTCGACGCTATTATGATAACTGGCGATTGGCTCTATCACCCCGGCGCTGATTTAGTCGGGCAGTTGATGTTGTTTAAAAGTCTCAATAAGCCGGTCTATACGGTCATGAGCCGCTCAGATTTGGCCTATCAATCGATGAGTCTCACCAAGCAAGGTCAGCCGTTGTTAGAAGACACTTTAAGCAGCACTTTTAGAGTACTCGATATCGTCGATATCAGTCAGGCGTGCGTAGATATTCCAGCGGTATCGCTATGTGGTTGGCAAGAAGAAGAGGCGATTGAGCTGACCGCGCAGCGGCATAAAAACCCACCCAGACTGCCGCAAATTACTCCATCACAGCCTGAGGGCGCTCCATTAAAAAAAGGGGCTGACCCTATAGCTATCGAGAGCGCTGAAGTCAGTCTAAAACAGCGTATGACCCGTGCGGCGAAACCGGTAGTTATCTTGGCGGCGCACTATGATTTGCTGCAAAGCTTACCAAAAGCCCAACCGCGCCCCTTAGTCATCGCGGGAGATGGGCCGAGCGTATTGAGCGCTAGAGTGACTGCCGATAAAAGCACCCAGCCGCTAGCCAGCCGCCATCCTTTATTGCCCCGCCATCAAGGCCTCCATCAGCATGAGCGCGCGCAAATATTTGTAGCGCATGGGGTAGGGATGAGCCGCTGGCCTTTTCGCGTCAGTAAACCTACCATTGATATCTTACATATTCGCTAA
- a CDS encoding Do family serine endopeptidase: MTSAAVVLPTTVMSSAQAAVTTADFSELVQQVTPGVARVNVTKTVSEAELAKAQTAELLRQFFGDRLRIPEQSTAPAVEHAYGTAFFVTTDGYMLTNHHVVAGADKVTVTLNDRTELDAEIIGSDERSDVAVLKVKGANFPALPIGDSNVIKVGEPVLAIGSPFGFDYSASAGIVSAKSRNFSRETSVPFIQTDVALNPGNSGGPLFNQRGEVIGINSRIFSGTGGYMGLSFSIPIDAAMDIYEQLKSTGEVTRAYLGIYPQDIDRNLAEAYQLARPQGALLTRVTPDSPAQKAGLKQGDVILQYNGTTIKQAADLLNLINRAKPEDNFTAVVQRAGKPLTISGKLTTAPTDVQAQGRDKQDNEIRLGLRLRNLTPDELKELAKDGKVGVLITSVDPTGLAARSGLQAGDAITNLHQKSIGNINDFSAALSSLPTQGVVTIEIIRQGIPAIIGLRIE; the protein is encoded by the coding sequence ATGACGAGCGCTGCTGTGGTACTGCCCACTACCGTTATGAGTAGTGCGCAAGCTGCTGTCACCACGGCTGATTTCTCCGAGCTGGTGCAACAAGTGACCCCAGGGGTCGCTCGAGTGAATGTCACTAAAACCGTTAGCGAGGCGGAATTGGCCAAAGCACAAACCGCAGAGCTGCTACGACAGTTCTTTGGTGATCGCTTGCGTATCCCAGAGCAATCAACTGCGCCAGCGGTAGAGCATGCTTACGGCACCGCGTTTTTTGTGACTACGGATGGCTATATGCTGACCAACCATCACGTGGTGGCAGGAGCGGATAAAGTGACGGTAACTTTGAATGACCGCACAGAACTCGATGCTGAAATTATCGGCAGCGATGAGCGCTCAGATGTGGCGGTGCTAAAAGTGAAGGGGGCCAACTTTCCCGCCTTGCCCATTGGCGATTCCAATGTGATTAAAGTAGGGGAGCCGGTGCTAGCGATTGGCTCACCGTTTGGGTTTGACTATTCGGCCTCTGCTGGGATTGTCAGTGCCAAATCGCGCAATTTCTCACGCGAGACTAGCGTGCCTTTTATTCAGACCGATGTGGCGCTAAATCCTGGCAACTCAGGCGGGCCTCTATTTAATCAGCGCGGTGAAGTCATCGGGATTAACTCACGAATCTTTAGTGGCACGGGCGGCTACATGGGACTGTCGTTTTCTATCCCTATTGATGCGGCAATGGATATCTACGAGCAATTGAAAAGCACGGGCGAAGTCACGCGCGCTTATTTGGGCATCTACCCACAAGATATCGACCGCAATCTCGCTGAAGCTTATCAATTGGCTCGGCCCCAAGGTGCCCTGCTTACCCGCGTAACCCCAGATTCGCCTGCGCAAAAAGCCGGCTTAAAGCAAGGCGATGTCATCTTGCAATATAATGGTACGACGATAAAACAGGCAGCAGATTTGCTCAACCTAATTAATCGCGCTAAGCCAGAGGATAATTTTACAGCGGTGGTGCAGCGGGCGGGCAAGCCGTTAACTATTTCTGGAAAATTGACCACAGCACCAACGGATGTGCAGGCGCAAGGTCGCGATAAGCAAGACAATGAAATTCGCTTGGGGTTACGCTTACGCAACCTGACCCCCGATGAGCTTAAAGAGTTGGCTAAGGATGGTAAGGTGGGCGTGTTGATTACCTCGGTCGATCCGACCGGTTTAGCCGCCCGTTCTGGACTACAAGCGGGTGACGCGATAACCAACCTGCATCAAAAGTCGATTGGTAATATCAATGATTTTTCGGCGGCACTCTCTTCCTTGCCCACGCAAGGAGTGGTGACTATAGAAATTATTCGTCAGGGCATTCCTGCCATCATTGGTCTTAGAATTGAGTAG
- a CDS encoding cation:proton antiporter, producing the protein MDTALLLSGVVALGIGAQWLAWYLKQPSILFLLLIGILIGPVLHYFDPDLVLGELMFPFISLGVAIILFEGSLTLEFDEIKQHGKVVQMLVSVGVVITIAIVALSTYLLFDVDPKIALLFGALVCVTGPTVIIPLLRSVRPNKTVSNILKWEGIIIDPIGAIAVVLVYEYIISGGEANSLLLFGKIVVLATALGMAGAYVLAFLMRRHMIPEFLRNVFTLAFVLLLFSVSNHLEHESGLLTVTVLGVALANWPKFPRDHILEFNESLTVLLVSVLFIVLAARVELNSLVSVGFAGLVLLAIVMFIARPLAVWASSIGSDLKTNEKLMISWIGPRGIVAAAISSLFAIRLQEYDIQGVELLVPLVFMVIIGTVMIQGLGAKMVGNMLGVREPETNGILIVGSNPVALLVATSLKEQGFDVIVAHNNYTNIAKARMSGLRTYFGNPVSDHADRHLDLIGIGHLFAMSMDKELNTLSEIQYRHEFGEQKIYRLKFSDEKVKSERQDKTSNFQSQWLFGKDVTYTKLASMLSKKARIKITNITDSYTYAQYKADNKQFVPLYTLDKEGKLHVITSKFDNEIPRDRRLVALVVEDEVQPKAVDVTAKQEQARALADANFDNTAKAPEKRKEKELLAETTKTDAAMATAEAEANAEMAATDKAAEAKESVVKTSDKSAGNGDGKAPKTADGSLDPQRLPDTQADKSKKEDI; encoded by the coding sequence ATGGATACCGCCCTATTATTGTCCGGCGTTGTAGCGCTGGGTATTGGCGCGCAGTGGTTGGCTTGGTATTTAAAGCAACCTTCCATTCTATTTTTATTACTTATTGGCATTCTCATTGGCCCTGTCCTACATTATTTCGATCCGGACTTGGTGCTGGGAGAATTGATGTTCCCGTTTATCTCTTTGGGCGTCGCCATTATTTTATTTGAGGGCTCTTTAACCCTAGAGTTTGATGAAATTAAGCAGCACGGTAAAGTCGTGCAAATGCTGGTCTCGGTTGGGGTGGTCATTACCATCGCTATCGTGGCTTTATCGACCTACCTGCTGTTCGATGTGGACCCCAAGATTGCTTTATTGTTTGGGGCGCTAGTTTGTGTGACGGGGCCCACGGTTATTATTCCGCTACTGCGCAGTGTGCGGCCCAATAAAACGGTCTCCAACATTCTTAAATGGGAAGGGATTATCATTGACCCCATCGGCGCTATCGCCGTGGTCTTGGTCTACGAATATATCATCTCAGGCGGTGAGGCCAATAGCCTCTTACTCTTTGGTAAGATTGTCGTTTTAGCCACTGCATTAGGGATGGCAGGCGCGTATGTGCTGGCTTTTTTAATGCGCCGTCATATGATTCCAGAGTTCCTGCGTAACGTCTTTACCCTAGCGTTTGTCCTGCTATTATTTTCTGTATCAAACCATCTGGAGCATGAGTCGGGGCTATTGACCGTGACCGTATTAGGCGTCGCTTTAGCCAACTGGCCCAAATTTCCCCGCGATCATATTTTAGAGTTTAATGAGTCCCTAACGGTACTTTTGGTCTCTGTTCTCTTTATCGTTTTGGCGGCTAGGGTGGAATTAAACAGCTTAGTGAGCGTTGGTTTTGCCGGGTTAGTTCTACTGGCTATCGTCATGTTTATTGCCCGACCATTAGCGGTATGGGCCTCCTCAATTGGCTCAGATTTAAAGACCAATGAAAAGCTGATGATTAGCTGGATTGGCCCTCGCGGTATCGTTGCAGCCGCTATTTCTTCACTGTTTGCCATTCGTTTACAAGAGTATGATATCCAAGGCGTAGAGCTGCTAGTTCCGCTGGTATTTATGGTCATTATCGGCACGGTCATGATTCAGGGTCTTGGCGCTAAAATGGTCGGTAATATGCTGGGCGTGCGCGAACCTGAGACCAATGGTATTCTCATCGTGGGCTCAAACCCTGTGGCGCTATTGGTAGCGACCTCGCTAAAAGAACAAGGGTTTGACGTTATCGTCGCCCATAACAACTATACCAACATCGCCAAAGCGCGCATGAGTGGTCTGCGCACCTACTTTGGTAATCCGGTCTCTGACCATGCTGACCGCCATCTGGACCTCATCGGTATCGGCCATCTGTTTGCCATGAGTATGGACAAGGAATTGAATACCTTATCTGAGATTCAATACCGCCATGAGTTTGGTGAGCAAAAAATCTACCGGTTAAAGTTCAGCGATGAGAAGGTCAAAAGTGAGCGCCAAGACAAGACTTCAAACTTCCAGTCGCAATGGTTGTTTGGCAAAGACGTCACTTATACTAAGCTGGCAAGTATGTTGTCAAAAAAGGCGCGTATTAAGATTACCAATATCACTGACAGCTATACTTATGCGCAGTATAAAGCAGACAATAAGCAATTTGTGCCGCTGTACACTTTGGATAAAGAAGGTAAGTTGCATGTTATCACCAGTAAGTTTGATAATGAAATTCCGCGCGATCGCCGCTTAGTGGCTTTGGTAGTAGAGGACGAAGTGCAGCCTAAAGCGGTGGACGTGACCGCTAAGCAAGAGCAAGCGCGTGCCTTAGCCGATGCCAACTTTGACAATACTGCAAAAGCACCTGAAAAGCGTAAGGAAAAAGAGCTGCTGGCTGAAACCACCAAGACGGATGCCGCTATGGCGACTGCAGAAGCGGAAGCGAACGCAGAAATGGCCGCTACTGATAAAGCAGCAGAGGCAAAAGAGAGCGTGGTGAAAACCAGTGACAAGAGTGCCGGCAACGGTGATGGCAAAGCGCCTAAGACGGCTGACGGCTCTTTGGACCCACAACGCCTGCCCGATACGCAAGCGGATAAATCTAAGAAAGAGGATATTTAA
- the tmk gene encoding dTMP kinase, translated as MPELPPSATSQSDAILATKTGRFISFEGTEGVGKTTAIEQLCARLEQKGIDYICTREPGGSDFAEQLRNLLLDPATDINDDTELLLMFAARCDHLQQRILPALAAGQWVICDRFTDSTVAYQGFGRAQGDETVLAKIQGLIEAFIPRLPECTLWLDLPVAEGMARAGKRSAADRFEQEAMAFFTRVHEGFAYMAAKAPERIVRIDAAGSADEVSARVWQALAV; from the coding sequence ATGCCAGAATTACCACCGTCCGCTACCTCCCAATCTGACGCCATTTTAGCTACCAAAACGGGTCGGTTTATTAGCTTTGAAGGGACGGAAGGGGTCGGTAAGACGACGGCAATTGAGCAGTTGTGCGCGAGATTAGAGCAGAAGGGCATCGACTATATATGCACTCGAGAGCCGGGCGGCAGCGATTTTGCTGAGCAGTTACGCAACTTGCTGTTGGATCCAGCTACTGATATCAATGATGATACCGAGTTGCTGCTGATGTTTGCGGCACGTTGTGACCATTTGCAGCAGCGTATCTTACCTGCATTGGCAGCAGGGCAGTGGGTCATCTGCGATCGTTTTACTGATTCCACCGTCGCCTATCAAGGCTTTGGTCGCGCCCAAGGTGACGAGACGGTATTGGCTAAAATCCAAGGTTTGATCGAGGCGTTTATTCCGCGGTTGCCAGAATGCACACTGTGGCTAGATTTACCGGTAGCTGAAGGTATGGCACGGGCAGGCAAGCGCAGCGCTGCTGATCGTTTTGAGCAAGAAGCTATGGCGTTTTTTACCCGCGTGCACGAAGGATTTGCTTATATGGCGGCTAAAGCCCCTGAGCGCATCGTCCGTATTGATGCCGCCGGTAGCGCTGATGAGGTTAGCGCGCGGGTTTGGCAAGCATTAGCGGTGTAA
- the mltG gene encoding endolytic transglycosylase MltG: MTDPNSNKPSSLPGDQPDPTVDNTGVVPDTPRQPQADSERSLPKPEPKRTDISLISESSRVQKQQDLDKDSPSFFMMRGYQILLVLALIAAFLLAMVYQTLFGRLDQPQQMVTIEQGETYYGLLPQWQKEIPLFSASIAKAYIKSQSLTSLHAGTYQLPANPTITETLDILQQGAKVAMVKVQIIEGKRAADLYQTLQNTPGIKLEVLDKVKTDMGDVDNAAIIEALGLNEVLPESVKGNGDPIVMQNLEGWFAPDTYYFGEGTSDKQILLDLYKRQQATLDKAWASRDPNVPYKTPYEALVMASIIEKETSVAEERPLVAAVFANRLNKSMRLQTDPTIIYGMGSRYEGNIRRSDIGEKTAYNTYQIDGLPPTPIALPSAASIEATLHPADSEALYFVATGNGGHKFTNSLAEHNRAVQEYLKVRRAQRAAEAN, encoded by the coding sequence ATGACTGATCCCAATTCGAATAAGCCCTCATCACTACCCGGTGACCAGCCAGACCCTACTGTGGATAATACGGGGGTTGTACCGGATACGCCGCGTCAACCACAAGCTGACAGTGAGCGCAGTTTGCCCAAGCCAGAGCCAAAGCGGACAGACATCTCCCTGATTAGCGAAAGCAGTCGCGTGCAAAAGCAGCAAGATTTGGACAAAGACTCACCGTCCTTTTTTATGATGCGCGGTTATCAGATATTGTTGGTATTGGCCTTAATCGCCGCCTTCTTACTGGCGATGGTGTATCAGACCTTATTTGGTCGCTTGGATCAGCCGCAGCAGATGGTCACTATTGAGCAGGGCGAAACTTATTATGGGTTACTGCCGCAGTGGCAAAAAGAAATTCCGCTATTTTCTGCCAGTATTGCCAAGGCTTATATCAAGTCCCAGTCATTGACCTCACTGCATGCAGGCACGTATCAACTGCCTGCCAATCCTACGATTACAGAAACCCTAGATATCCTGCAGCAGGGCGCAAAAGTGGCGATGGTCAAAGTGCAAATTATCGAAGGCAAACGCGCAGCAGACCTCTATCAGACCCTACAGAATACTCCGGGCATCAAGCTAGAAGTTTTAGATAAAGTTAAGACCGATATGGGCGATGTGGATAATGCGGCTATTATTGAAGCGTTAGGCCTAAACGAAGTCTTACCAGAATCGGTAAAGGGCAACGGTGATCCTATTGTGATGCAAAATTTAGAAGGCTGGTTTGCCCCAGATACCTATTACTTTGGGGAAGGCACTAGCGATAAGCAGATTTTGCTCGACCTTTATAAGCGTCAACAAGCAACCTTAGATAAAGCTTGGGCCAGTCGTGACCCTAATGTGCCTTATAAAACCCCGTATGAAGCGTTGGTGATGGCGTCTATTATTGAAAAAGAAACCAGCGTGGCAGAAGAACGTCCATTAGTAGCCGCTGTGTTTGCGAATCGTTTGAACAAAAGCATGCGCTTACAGACGGACCCCACCATTATTTATGGTATGGGCAGCCGTTATGAGGGCAATATTCGTCGTAGCGATATTGGCGAAAAGACCGCTTACAACACCTATCAGATCGATGGCCTACCACCAACTCCAATTGCACTGCCATCAGCGGCGTCGATTGAAGCCACGTTGCACCCAGCAGATAGCGAAGCTTTATATTTCGTCGCTACTGGCAACGGTGGTCATAAATTTACCAACAGTCTGGCTGAGCACAATCGTGCGGTACAAGAGTATTTGAAAGTCAGACGAGCACAGCGGGCTGCTGAGGCCAATTAA
- a CDS encoding DpnI domain-containing protein encodes MSRQGYCPSCGETPLQAFANNMPVADFYCQGCAEQYELKSKKAQLSQIINDGAYATMLARINSDNNPNFFFLTYSKEWQVNNFLIIPKHFFTADIIVKRPPLAPTARRAGWVGCNIDLRQVPESGKVFLVKQQQVLAPEQVKAQFAKTKFLREQNLQARGWTLDVMKCVDQLPNRFSLAEAYSFSDLLKTKHPDNNNIQAKIRQQLQVLRDRGFIEFLGRGQYEKLL; translated from the coding sequence GTGTCTCGTCAAGGGTACTGCCCCAGTTGCGGTGAGACGCCGCTACAAGCGTTTGCGAATAATATGCCGGTAGCTGATTTCTATTGTCAGGGCTGCGCAGAACAATACGAATTAAAAAGTAAAAAGGCGCAATTGAGCCAAATTATCAACGATGGCGCTTATGCTACGATGTTGGCTCGTATTAATAGCGATAACAACCCAAATTTTTTCTTTTTGACCTATTCAAAAGAGTGGCAGGTGAATAATTTTCTAATTATTCCTAAGCATTTTTTTACCGCTGATATTATAGTGAAACGGCCGCCACTCGCCCCTACGGCTAGGCGCGCAGGTTGGGTGGGCTGTAATATTGATTTACGGCAAGTCCCAGAAAGTGGCAAAGTATTTTTGGTCAAACAGCAGCAGGTATTAGCCCCCGAGCAAGTGAAAGCACAGTTTGCTAAGACTAAGTTTTTACGAGAGCAGAATTTACAAGCACGCGGCTGGACGTTAGACGTGATGAAGTGTGTGGACCAATTGCCAAATCGCTTTTCATTAGCCGAAGCCTACAGCTTTAGCGACTTATTAAAAACAAAACATCCTGACAATAACAACATTCAGGCTAAAATTCGCCAGCAATTACAAGTATTGCGGGATAGAGGGTTTATTGAATTTTTAGGTCGAGGGCAATATGAGAAGCTTCTCTAA
- a CDS encoding DpnD/PcfM family protein: MGNAREYSVEIIETLSRTVCIKAKDELGALTKAKHLYANEAIVLNSQDYVITEFKLAESTGNKPNAI; this comes from the coding sequence ATGGGGAACGCTAGAGAATACAGCGTAGAAATTATTGAGACGTTGAGTAGGACTGTCTGTATCAAAGCTAAAGATGAACTAGGTGCCCTAACTAAGGCAAAGCATTTATATGCTAATGAAGCAATCGTACTCAATAGCCAAGACTACGTAATAACAGAGTTTAAACTCGCCGAGTCGACGGGTAATAAGCCCAACGCCATCTGA